From one Oscillatoria sp. FACHB-1407 genomic stretch:
- a CDS encoding PEP-CTERM sorting domain-containing protein (PEP-CTERM proteins occur, often in large numbers, in the proteomes of bacteria that also encode an exosortase, a predicted intramembrane cysteine proteinase. The presence of a PEP-CTERM domain at a protein's C-terminus predicts cleavage within the sorting domain, followed by covalent anchoring to some some component of the (usually Gram-negative) cell surface. Many PEP-CTERM proteins exhibit an unusual sequence composition that includes large numbers of potential glycosylation sites. Expression of one such protein has been shown restore the ability of a bacterium to form floc, a type of biofilm.), with amino-acid sequence MPKLLGAIAGLTLGTVAIDAAPAQAAILTYDFTVGIDTPEETLEFDGYFSYDTDIEFEEGVFSFTDFSFNFITADEQPRIYTLDDLVPESAIFGAVPVGTPPQPVNGGDNGFAFGFLVDDEEGELPFSVFVFGFVAPPSVNNLFLQFIDGDGEVSDPEEIGTFTRVALRETPTDVPEPTVIGGLLLVGAGLAASKRLKAAQR; translated from the coding sequence ATGCCCAAATTGTTAGGCGCGATCGCTGGACTCACTCTGGGAACTGTGGCGATCGACGCAGCACCCGCTCAAGCTGCCATCCTCACTTACGATTTCACCGTTGGAATCGACACGCCAGAGGAAACGTTGGAGTTTGACGGTTACTTCAGCTATGACACTGATATTGAGTTTGAGGAAGGCGTATTTTCCTTTACTGATTTCTCCTTCAATTTCATTACTGCTGACGAGCAACCCCGGATCTACACCCTGGATGATCTGGTTCCTGAGTCTGCCATCTTTGGTGCAGTTCCGGTAGGAACCCCTCCACAACCAGTTAATGGCGGTGATAATGGCTTTGCTTTTGGCTTTCTAGTTGATGATGAAGAAGGCGAGTTACCGTTTTCGGTGTTCGTTTTTGGATTCGTAGCACCACCTAGTGTGAACAATTTGTTTTTGCAGTTCATCGACGGTGATGGAGAGGTTTCAGACCCTGAAGAAATTGGCACGTTTACCCGTGTAGCACTGCGCGAAACTCCAACCGATGTGCCCGAACCCACGGTTATCGGTGGTTTGTTGCTCGTGGGAGCAGGCTTAGCGGCTAGCAAGCGACTCAAAGCTGCCCAACGTTAA